The following are encoded in a window of Chaetodon auriga isolate fChaAug3 chromosome 24, fChaAug3.hap1, whole genome shotgun sequence genomic DNA:
- the hgfac gene encoding hepatocyte growth factor activator serine protease encodes MMAYIMLLFLPCVFSARARILVPGYETVTSREPYRESRKAVLTTTGKECKFPFRQGGRIHHHCITFLSSRPWCSLTHNFDRDRQFGFCAPEQTQPHVFVHTSRGVTDPCRANPCQNGGACVSVPHRRSFVCSCAESFTGRLCEQKKCYETIHLRYYDTGESWGRIYLRNVEQCTCVAGEIKCERVRYTLCRKNPCQNDGTCRMITATGKEVCNCRRGHGGQYCSLEPETECYNSRGTGYRGVVGTTVSGARCLPWNSDLLYDELHVGTVTSSALRGLGEHAYCRNPDGDKMPWCYTLSDSAISWEYCAVPSCVMPVSSARRVVPFNVLPGIKKPKPTKPDKKPVCGKKHKKRLSIARGRIMGGNSALPGTHPWMAAIYIGQSDFCAGTLVSSCWIVSAAHCFFRNPLKSQLRVVLGQQHFNVTGPNTRTFGVEEYIFPKQFSVFNPTLHDIVLIKLKKQDGRCVRRTPFIRPICLPDKSMTFPDDYCCAISGWGHMHEKAEGYSTLQEAGVRLIPQDACRKPEVYGNHVTADMLCAGLNGCVDACQGDSGGPLACARNDVSFLYGIISWGEGCGRSGKPGVYTKVVNYIDWINSVIRHKPKAS; translated from the exons ATGATGGCATACATTATGTTACTTTTCCTaccttgtgttttcagtgcacgGGCG CGCATATTAGTCCCTGGGTATGAAACAGTCACATCCAGAGAGCCATACAGGGAGAGCCGGAAAG CAGTTCTTACTACAACGGGTAAAGAGTGTAAATTCCCATTTCGTCAGGGAGGAAGGATTCATCATCACTGCATCACCTTCCTATCCTCAAGACCATG GTGCTCCCTCACACATAATTTTGATCGGGACCGGCAGTTTGGCTTCTGTGCGCCAGAGCAAACTCAGCCACACG tttttgttcacacgtCCCGTGGCGTCACAGATCCGTGTCGGGCCAATCCGTGTCAGAATGGAGGTGCCTGCGTGTCGGTCCCGCACAGACGCTCGTTTGTGTGCTCCTGTGCTGAGAGCTTCACCGGGAGACTCTGTGAGCAGA AAAAGTGCTATGAAACCATACACCTGCGCTACTATGACACCGGAGAGTCTTGGGGACGAATCTACCTCCGTAATGTGGAGCAGTGCACATGTGTGGCAGGGGAAATCAAGTGTGAAAGAGTCCGCTACACAC TATGCCGTAAAAACCCTTGTCAGAATGACGGAACGTGTCGAATGATCACAGCCACCGGCAAGGAGGTGTGTAACTGCAGACGTGGCCACGGCGGGCAGTACTGTAGCCTGG agccgGAGACAGAGTGCTATAACAGCAGGGGCACCGGTTACCGAGGCGTGGTGGGCACCACGGTGTCCGGCGCCCGCTGTCTGCCCTGGAACTCAGACCTCCTGTATGACGAGCTCCATGTGGGCACGGTGACTTCCTCAGCCCTCAGGGGTCTCGGTGAACATGCctactgcag aaaccCAGATGGGGACAAGATGCCATGGTGCTACACGCTAAGTGACAGCGCCATCTCCTGGGAGTACTGTGCCGTGCCCTCCTGTGtgatgcctgtgt CTTCTGCTCGAAGGGTTGTCCCATTTAATGTCCTGCCTGGCATTAAAAAGCCCAAACCCACCAAGCCAGACAAAAAGCCTGTGTGTGGGAAAAAGCACAAGAAGAGGTTATCGATTGCCAGGGGGAGGATAATGGGCGGAAACTCAGCCCTGCCGGGTACTCACCCCTGGATGGCAGCCATTTATATCGGCCAGTCAGACTTCTGCGCCGGCACCCTGGTCTCCTCTTGCTGGATCGTCTCTGCGGCACACTGCTTCTTCCGCAA CCCCCTGAAGTCTCAGCTTCGTGTGGTGCTCGGCCAGCAGCATTTCAACGTCACCGGTCCCAACACCAGGACATTTGGAGTGGAGGAGTACATCTTTCCCAAACAGTTCTCAGTGTTTAATCCAACGCTACATGACATCG TTCTGATCAAACTGAAGAAGCAGGACGGGCGGTGTGTGAGGAGAACCCCGTTCATCAGGCCCATCTGTCTCCCAGACAAAAGCATGACGTTCCCTGATGACTACTGCTGTGCTATTAGCGGCTGGGGACACATGCATGAGA AGGCAGAGGGTTACTCTACTCTGCAGGAGGCTGGAGTGAGGCTGATTCCTCAAGACGCTTGCAGGAAGCCAGAAGTTTATGGCAACCATGTCACTGCTGACATGCTTTGCGCGGGGCTTAACGGCTGTGTCGACGCCTGCCAG GGCGACTCTGGGGGCCCTCTGGCTTGTGCGAGGAATGATGTCAGCTTCCTGTATGGGATCATCAGCTGGGGAGAGGGCTGCGGCCGCTCTGGAAAACCTGGCGTTTATACTAAAGTGGTGAACTATATCGACTGGATCAATTCAGTGATCAGACACAAACCCAAGGCGTCATGA